The following are encoded together in the bacterium genome:
- the nuoE gene encoding NADH-quinone oxidoreductase subunit NuoE, producing the protein MGCDSCGCSSLIVEIIEKYDSDKRNLIPLLHELQDELGFLSPEVMETVAERLDVTVGDVHGVATFYSLFYTKPHGRHIVRLCDSPPCHIEDSKQIRDAVTAELGIKPGETTEDGIFTFETVSCMGLCGVAPAMMVNDDVYGNLTPEMVPGILAKYVSGTSSRNTGNTGVGAKEGR; encoded by the coding sequence GTGGGTTGTGATTCGTGTGGATGCAGTTCGCTGATCGTAGAGATCATCGAAAAATATGACAGTGACAAACGTAATCTGATCCCACTGCTTCATGAGCTTCAGGACGAGTTAGGTTTCCTCTCGCCCGAGGTGATGGAGACAGTGGCGGAAAGGCTGGATGTGACCGTGGGCGATGTCCATGGCGTCGCCACGTTCTACAGCCTGTTCTACACCAAGCCGCACGGCAGGCACATTGTGCGCTTATGCGACTCGCCGCCATGCCACATCGAGGACAGTAAGCAGATTCGAGATGCCGTCACCGCGGAACTCGGTATAAAGCCGGGCGAGACCACGGAGGACGGCATTTTTACTTTCGAGACTGTGAGCTGCATGGGTCTGTGTGGTGTTGCGCCCGCGATGATGGTCAATGACGATGTCTACGGCAATCTCACGCCAGAGATGGTGCCGGGGATTCTGGCGAAATATGTTTCGGGAACAAGTTCCCGAAACACCGGAAACACCGGGGTCGGCGCAAAGGAGGGCAGATAA